From a single Coturnix japonica isolate 7356 chromosome 25, Coturnix japonica 2.1, whole genome shotgun sequence genomic region:
- the S100A16 gene encoding protein S100-A16: MAEGTELEWAVQVLVNNFDKYSSRCCCKKPRRISKKDFRKMLSRELNHMLTDTGNRRAADKLICDLDENKDGRISFEEYWTLIGGIASPIAHIIRQQEQSIKHTK; the protein is encoded by the exons ATGGCGGAGGGCACGGAGCTGGAGTGGGCCGTCCAGGTGCTGGTGAACAACTTTGATAAGTATTCGAGCCGTTGCTGTTGCAAGAAGCCTCGGCGCATCAGCAAGAAGGATTTCCGCAAGATGCTGAGCCGGGAGCTCAACCACATGCTGACG GACACTGGGAACAGGAGAGCAGCCGACAAGCTGATCTGCGACCTGGATGAGAACAAGGATGGGCGCATCAGCTTTGAGGAGTACTGGACCTTGATAGGAGGCATCGCCAGCCCCATCGCCCACATCATCcgccagcaggagcagagcatcAAGCACACCAAGTAG